From a region of the Bombus terrestris chromosome 8, iyBomTerr1.2, whole genome shotgun sequence genome:
- the LOC100651807 gene encoding jerky protein homolog-like, with translation MSGKRKKVTVTIAKKLKALYRIDKGEPLRSIAIDLGVGISTVSDWKKNRKEIEDFCAKMVSRDSLGNRGTIKKAKNVTLDDALYMWYIQELENGIPMSGPILRKKALSLNKKLGGDPTFTASVGWLGRWKARHGIKLTLCSQSLLEDAITNGNSDRLLLEDDIVSARLSTQDEDDIQDSFIDRCHQEETDINHLEATTMLEKLITYFEQQNDTLENDLMTLQHLHNRVSKKYLLTLKQETTVL, from the coding sequence ATGTCAGGTAAAAGGAAAAAAGTGACTGTAACCATAGCAAAGAAGTTAAAAGCTTTGTACAGGATTGATAAAGGTGAGCCATTGAGAAGTATTGCTATTGATTTAGGAGTAGGAATATCTACTGTTTCTGATTGGAAAAAAAACAGGAAAGAGATAGAAGATTTTTGTGCCAAGATGGTTTCTAGGGATAGCTTAGGCAACAGAGGAACAATTAAAAAAGCAAAGAATGTAACACTAGATGATGCACTGTATATGTGGTATATTCAAGAACTTGAAAATGGTATTCCTATGTCAGGACCTATCCTTAGAAAAAAAGCTCTGAGTCTTAATAAAAAGTTAGGTGGTGATCCTACTTTTACAGCAAGTGTAGGATGGTTAGGAAGATGGAAAGCCCGACATGGTATAAAACTGACCCTCTGTAGTCAAAGTTTACTGGAGGATGCCATAACTAATGGCAACTCAGATCGATTATTATTAGAAGATGATATTGTGAGTGCACGTTTATCCACTCAAGATGAAGATGACATTCAAGACTCCTTTATTGATAGATGTCATCAAGAAGAAACAGATATCAACCACCTAGAAGCAACAACAATGCTAGAAAAATTGATAACTTATTTTGAACAGCAAAATGACACCTTAGAGAATGATTTAATGACTCTACAACATTTACACAATCGTgtatcaaaaaaatatttgctGACTCTAAAGCAGGAAACTActgttttgtaa